The Fulvivirga ligni genome window below encodes:
- a CDS encoding SCO family protein codes for MRVNNLKILVIAAIAVLSIAACSGGKEQAHEDAKLPYMGRHDYSVNDTVYHTIADFKFLNQDSNWVTNETFKGKMYIADFFFTTCPTICPKMDAQMLRIYDSIQNDDDIALLSYTIDPKHDSVAVLREFAEKLGVTSDKWQFLTGNKDEIYKLGQTSYMVNASEDPSEPGGYIHSGAFILVDKDRRIRGIYDGTIPDKVNILLHDIQVLREKG; via the coding sequence ATGAGAGTAAATAATCTTAAAATATTAGTGATAGCTGCCATAGCTGTGCTGTCTATTGCTGCTTGCAGTGGAGGTAAGGAACAGGCTCATGAAGATGCTAAGTTGCCTTATATGGGAAGACATGATTACAGTGTTAATGATACTGTTTATCATACTATTGCCGACTTTAAATTCTTAAATCAGGATAGTAACTGGGTGACTAATGAAACCTTTAAAGGCAAGATGTATATTGCCGATTTCTTCTTCACTACCTGCCCAACCATTTGTCCGAAGATGGATGCTCAAATGCTGAGAATTTACGATTCGATTCAAAATGATGACGATATCGCACTTCTTTCGTACACCATTGATCCTAAGCATGATAGTGTGGCAGTGCTGAGAGAGTTTGCTGAGAAGCTTGGCGTAACCAGTGATAAATGGCAGTTTTTAACAGGGAATAAAGATGAAATCTATAAGCTTGGGCAAACCAGCTACATGGTAAATGCTTCTGAAGATCCATCTGAGCCAGGTGGGTATATCCATAGTGGTGCCTTCATTCTGGTGGATAAAGACCGAAGAATCAGAGGTATTTATGATGGAACCATACCAGATAAAGTGAATATTCTGCTTCATGATATTCAAGTGTTAAGAGAAAAAGGCTGA
- a CDS encoding Crp/Fnr family transcriptional regulator: MNEQTDIWYFQDVDLFNLLCPHKVKTMNQNHSFNRYEKNNFIYFPEEPAKNIYMIAEGRVKIGHYTTDGKEVTKAILTTGEIFGELALAGETKREDFAQAMDNNTVVCPISISDMEDLMADNRELSLKIYKLIGLRVRKLERKIESLVFKDARTRIIEFLKDAAAWKGKKVGFETMIPTKLTHKDIANLTGTSRQTVTTILNELKEKNLINFDRRQILIRDIDKLL; the protein is encoded by the coding sequence ATGAATGAGCAAACTGATATATGGTATTTTCAAGATGTAGATTTGTTTAACCTCCTTTGTCCGCACAAGGTGAAAACAATGAATCAAAACCACAGTTTTAACCGCTACGAAAAAAATAATTTCATTTATTTCCCTGAGGAGCCTGCGAAGAACATTTATATGATTGCCGAAGGCCGGGTAAAAATAGGCCACTATACCACAGATGGGAAGGAAGTGACCAAAGCCATTTTAACCACTGGTGAAATTTTTGGTGAGCTGGCCCTAGCTGGAGAAACTAAGCGAGAAGATTTTGCCCAAGCCATGGACAATAATACAGTGGTTTGCCCCATCAGTATCTCAGACATGGAGGACCTGATGGCGGATAACCGAGAACTAAGTCTCAAAATTTATAAGCTGATAGGATTGAGAGTGAGGAAATTGGAAAGGAAAATTGAGTCTTTAGTTTTTAAAGATGCCCGAACCAGAATAATCGAATTTTTGAAAGATGCAGCAGCCTGGAAAGGAAAGAAAGTAGGTTTTGAAACTATGATCCCCACTAAGCTGACACATAAAGATATTGCTAACCTTACCGGCACCAGTAGACAGACAGTAACTACCATTCTCAACGAGCTTAAAGAGAAGAACTTAATTAATTTTGATAGGCGTCAAATTCTCATCAGAGACATAGACAAGCTATTATAA
- a CDS encoding c-type cytochrome has protein sequence MKKLTLYILLSATIIACGKKSGDAESSAGSDDLKLNQYIYAGKDLYIQHCSNCHQPEGQGLASLYPPLSGSDFLDGKMRELPCIIKNGLEGEITVNGKSFNQVMPANTRLTDLEIAEITTYIYNSWGRSEGILNVMEVNKIIPNCSKEEK, from the coding sequence ATGAAAAAACTTACCCTTTATATATTGCTATCGGCCACAATTATAGCTTGTGGTAAAAAGTCTGGCGACGCCGAATCATCAGCCGGATCAGATGACCTTAAGCTGAATCAATACATTTATGCAGGTAAAGACTTGTATATACAGCATTGTAGTAATTGCCATCAACCTGAGGGACAGGGGCTTGCCTCTTTGTATCCACCGCTTAGCGGTTCTGATTTCTTAGATGGTAAGATGAGGGAATTGCCTTGCATTATCAAAAATGGATTGGAGGGCGAAATAACAGTCAATGGTAAGTCTTTTAACCAGGTTATGCCTGCTAATACCAGACTCACAGATCTGGAAATTGCTGAGATTACCACCTACATTTATAATTCCTGGGGACGATCTGAAGGTATTTTAAATGTGATGGAAGTCAATAAAATTATTCCTAATTGCTCTAAAGAAGAGAAATAA
- a CDS encoding TIGR04282 family arsenosugar biosynthesis glycosyltransferase — translation MKKLLIIFAKNPEMGKVKTRLAKAIGDKRALNVYLNLLIHTQSVADKLPIDKALYYSRFVDENDQWDNEVYDKHLQQGNDLGERMKNAFRRGFQSGYDSICLIGTDLYDLSEEVIHNAFLKLEGKDVVIGPAMDGGYYLIGMKKVHEVFDLSHWSTPNVFSETIKLIEKNNLTYGQTRLLNDIDVLEDLKGTDLERLTGL, via the coding sequence ATGAAGAAGCTTCTGATCATTTTCGCTAAGAATCCTGAAATGGGCAAGGTTAAAACCAGGCTTGCCAAGGCCATTGGTGATAAGAGGGCTCTAAATGTATACCTTAACCTGCTCATTCACACACAAAGTGTGGCGGACAAGCTTCCTATAGATAAGGCACTTTACTACTCAAGGTTTGTAGATGAAAACGATCAGTGGGATAATGAAGTTTATGACAAGCATCTTCAGCAAGGAAATGACCTGGGCGAGAGAATGAAAAATGCTTTTCGCAGAGGTTTCCAGTCTGGATATGACTCTATATGCCTTATTGGTACAGATCTTTATGATTTAAGTGAGGAGGTAATTCATAATGCCTTTTTGAAGCTGGAAGGCAAAGACGTAGTTATTGGTCCAGCCATGGATGGGGGCTATTATCTTATCGGGATGAAAAAGGTGCATGAGGTATTTGATTTGAGCCACTGGAGTACGCCAAATGTTTTTAGTGAAACAATAAAACTGATCGAAAAGAACAACCTGACTTATGGACAAACCAGATTGCTTAATGATATTGACGTACTGGAAGATTTGAAAGGAACAGACCTTGAAAGATTGACAGGTTTATAA
- a CDS encoding CopD family protein — translation MLYVKALHVIFIVTWFAGLFYIVRLFIYQVEANEKPEPDKSILVKEYKRNSKRLWFGITWPSAILTLIFGSWVLSYVPSYLSQGFMHIKLALVFLLYVYHFICHNIYKSLQKDVYKYSSQQLRVWNEVATILLVGIVFIIILKSALSMMWGLAGLIGFTALLMIAIKLYKKIREKDESK, via the coding sequence ATGTTATACGTAAAGGCACTACACGTAATCTTCATAGTAACCTGGTTTGCAGGATTATTCTATATTGTAAGACTATTCATTTATCAGGTGGAGGCAAATGAAAAGCCGGAGCCGGACAAGTCTATTCTGGTTAAAGAATATAAAAGAAATAGCAAGCGCCTGTGGTTTGGTATTACTTGGCCATCAGCCATTCTTACTTTAATTTTTGGCTCCTGGGTGCTCAGTTATGTCCCGTCATACCTCTCTCAGGGGTTTATGCATATAAAATTAGCTCTGGTCTTTTTGCTTTATGTATATCATTTTATCTGTCATAACATTTATAAATCCTTGCAAAAGGATGTCTATAAATATTCATCTCAGCAGTTAAGAGTTTGGAATGAAGTGGCTACCATATTGCTGGTGGGCATTGTTTTTATAATCATATTAAAAAGTGCACTTAGCATGATGTGGGGTCTCGCAGGTCTCATAGGCTTTACTGCTTTGCTGATGATTGCTATAAAATTATACAAGAAAATAAGAGAGAAAGATGAGAGTAAATAA
- a CDS encoding MOSC domain-containing protein, which yields MFLNDIIIYPIKSLAGVRLNEAKVEPRGLKYDRRYMLVDENNRFITARKFPELLMFTISMEENSFKIKDRESGDSLNIPLEYQGKGPLVKVTVWDDTVDAVICDEDWGSWLSERVGIDCKLVYMPDSSERPIGQNWSINNEIVSFADGYPLLVIGSESVHNLNEKIGTPMSVDRFRGNLIFSGGEAYDEFRWKDFVIGENRFRGLKPCVRCVLTTIDPVTGEKGKEPFTALATQKVDGKVVFGQHAVAVDFGEIKVGDDIKVNSYKDSPYDPL from the coding sequence ATGTTCCTTAATGATATCATCATCTACCCTATAAAATCCTTAGCAGGTGTACGGCTAAACGAGGCGAAGGTTGAGCCCAGAGGTTTAAAATATGACCGCCGGTATATGCTTGTAGATGAAAATAATCGATTTATCACGGCCAGGAAATTTCCAGAGCTGCTCATGTTTACCATTAGCATGGAAGAGAATTCGTTTAAAATCAAGGATAGAGAATCTGGTGATAGCTTAAATATACCATTAGAATATCAAGGGAAAGGTCCTCTGGTAAAAGTAACAGTCTGGGATGATACAGTAGATGCAGTAATCTGTGATGAGGATTGGGGAAGTTGGCTTAGCGAGCGTGTGGGTATTGACTGTAAGTTGGTTTATATGCCAGATAGTTCTGAAAGGCCCATTGGTCAGAACTGGTCAATCAATAATGAAATTGTGAGCTTTGCTGACGGCTACCCATTATTAGTAATCGGCTCAGAATCAGTTCATAACCTTAATGAAAAGATAGGAACTCCTATGAGCGTAGATAGATTCAGAGGTAATCTTATATTTTCAGGTGGAGAAGCGTATGATGAGTTCAGGTGGAAAGATTTTGTAATAGGTGAGAACAGATTTAGAGGCTTAAAACCTTGTGTCCGTTGTGTGCTTACCACCATAGATCCGGTTACAGGGGAAAAAGGGAAGGAGCCATTCACCGCTTTGGCAACACAAAAGGTAGACGGTAAAGTGGTCTTTGGTCAGCATGCTGTAGCAGTTGATTTTGGTGAAATAAAAGTGGGCGATGATATTAAGGTGAATTCATACAAAGATTCTCCTTATGATCCGCTTTAA